One segment of Ziziphus jujuba cultivar Dongzao chromosome 12, ASM3175591v1 DNA contains the following:
- the LOC107428459 gene encoding cytochrome P450 71B37 → MAFHTYLLLPLLLILPLLFLMKIKVIQRKNNKNLPPSPPKLPIVGHLHLLGELSHQSLFKLSKKYGPVMLLHLGGIPTVILSSPEAAKTALKVHDLNCCSRPSPAGPRRLTYNFRDIVFAPYGDYWREMRKICVLELFSTKRVQSYRSIREEEVESLMNFITECSTSSTPVNLTEKLFALTASMIFKIAFGKSFQGSNFDNHRFHEVIHESEALLGSYFASECFPYVGWIIDRISGMHQRLEGIFKELDNFFQQVIDDHQSSERKRQDQDDIIDVLLKIVKEQSGFGAAMLTEVNIKAVLLNVFLAGVDTGAITMLWAMAELAKKPELMKKAQDEVRNVIGDKGKVSENDTDQLQYLKMIIKETLRLHPPAPLLIPRETMSHFKINGYDIFPKMLIQVNAWAIGRDPEYWENPEEFIPERFTNNSIDFKGQDFEFLPFGSGRRICPGMHMGTTTVELGLANLLYRFDWKLPDGMKEEDLNMEEKAGISLTISKKTDLQLVPIKFY, encoded by the exons ATGGCGTTCCATACCTATCTTTTGCTTCCTCTGCTTCTAATCCTTCCCCTACTATTTCTCatgaaaataaaagtaattcAGAGAAAAAACAATAAGAATCTTCCACCAAGCCCACCAAAGCTTCCCATTGTAGGCCATTTGCACCTACTTGGTGAGCTATCCCACCAATCTTTATTTAAGCTGTCCAAAAAATATGGCCCTGTCATGCTTCTTCATCTTGGTGGTATTCCAACCGTGATATTATCGTCCCCGGAGGCTGCCAAGACCGCCTTGAAAGTTCATGATCTAAACTGTTGCAGTAGACCTTCACCGGCCGGTCCTCGAAGACTTACGTATAATTTTAGGGACATTGTTTTCGCCCCTTATGGAGATTACTGGAGAGAAATGAGGAAAATATGTGTTCTCGAGCTGTTTAGCACGAAAAGGGTTCAATCATATCGTTCTATTAGAGAAGAAGAAGTTGAATCTCTGATGAATTTCATAACGGAATGTTCAACGTCTTCTACTCCTGTTAATCTTACCGAGAAGCTCTTTGCCTTGACTGCCAGTATGATTTTCAAAATTGCTTTTGGGAAAAGTTTCCAAGGGAGTAATTTTGATAACCATAGATTTCATGAAGTTATTCATGAAAGTGAGGCTCTGTTGGGAAGCTATTTTGCTTCAGAGTGTTTTCCATATGTGGGATGGATTATAGATAGAATCTCAGGTATGCatcaaaggcttgaaggtattTTCAAGGAgttggataatttttttcaacagGTAATTGATGATCATCAAAGTTCTGAGAGAAAAAGACAAGACCAAGATGACATTATTGATGTGCTTCTGAAGATAGTTAAAGAGCAATCTGGATTTGGTGCTGCTATGCTCACCGAAGTCAATATCAAAGCTGTCCTCTTG AATGTATTTTTGGCTGGAGTAGATACTGGTGCAATAACCATGTTATGGGCAATGGCAGAGCTGGCTAAGAAAccagaattaatgaagaaggcACAAGACGAAGTTAGAAATGTGATTGGAGATAAAGGAAAAGTCAGTGAAAATGACACTGACCAACTTCAATATCTCAAGATGATAATAAAAGAAACTTTGAGATTGCATCCACCAGCTCCTTTGCTAATTCCAAGAGAAACCATGTCCCACTTCAAGATCAATGGTTAcgatatttttccaaaaatgctAATCCAAGTGAATGCCTGGGCAATTGGACGAGACCCCGAATATTGGGAAAATCCAGAAGAATTCATCCCTGAAAGATTCACTAATAATTCCATTGATTTCAAAGGGCAAGACTTTGAGTTCTTGCCCTTTGGATCAGGTCGAAGGATTTGTCCAGGGATGCACATGGGAACAACTACTGTGGAGCTCGGACTGGCAAATTTGTTATACCGGTTTGATTGGAAATTGCCTGATGGAATGAAGGAGGAAGATTTGAATATGGAAGAGAAAGCTGGCATTTCGCTTACCATCTCAAAGAAAACTGATCTCCAGCTTGTCCCAATCAAGTTCTATTAG
- the LOC107428513 gene encoding serine/threonine-protein kinase AFC1 isoform X2, with protein sequence MVAIKVVRSIKKYREAAMIEIDVLQLLRKYDRNGSRCVQIRNWFDYRNHICIVFEMLGPSLYDFLRKNNYRPFPVDLVRELGRQLLECVAFMHDMRLIHTDLKPENILFVSPEYVKIPDYKVTSRSPKEGMFYKRLPKSSAIKVIDFGSTAYEHQEHNYIVSTRHYRAPEVILGLGWSYPCDIWSVGCILVELCSGEALFQTHENLEHLAMMERVLGPLPQNMLKRAERHAEKYVKRGRLDWPEGAASRDSIKAVLKLPRLQNLIMQHVDHSAGDLIDLLQALLRYDPSNRLTAHEALRHPFFTRDHYRRF encoded by the exons ATGGTAGCTATAAAAGTTGTGAGAAGTATAAAGAAATATCGTGAAGCAGCAATGATTGAAATTGATGTACTGCAGTTGCTTCGAAAGTATGACAGAAATGGAAGTCG TTGTGTTCAAATACGGAACTGGTTTGACTATCGTAACCATATATGTATT GTATTTGAGATGCTTGGACCAAGCTTATACGATTTTCTCCGAAAAAATAATTATCGCCCATTTCCGGTTGATCTTGTCCGCGAGCTTGGCAGGCAACTATTGGAATGTGTCGCAT TCATGCATGATATGCGCCTCATCCATACAGACTTGAAGCCTGAGAACATACTTTTTGTTTCTCCAGAATATGTTAAAATACCTGACTACAAG GTCACCTCTCGGTCCCCTAAAGAAGGAATGTTTTATAAGAGGTTACCAAAGTCTAGTGCCATTAAGGTTATTGATTTTGGTAGCACAGCTTATGAGCATCAAGAACACAACTATATTGTCTCTACTAGGCACTACCGTGCTCCTGAGGTTATTCTTG GACTTGGATGGAGTTATCCATGTGATATATGGAGTGTTGGCTGTATCTTGGTAGAATTATGCTCG GGAGAAGCTTTGTTTCAGACACATGAGAACCTTGAACACCTAGCCATGATGGAGAGGGTATTAGGCCCACTACCACAAAATATGCTGAAAAGAGCAGA GCGCCATGCTGAGAAGTATGTTAAAAGGGGTAGATTAGACTGGCCTGAAGGTGCAGCCTCTCGTGATAGTATTAAAGCTGTTTTGAAGCTGCCTCGTCTTCAG AATCTAATAATGCAGCATGTGGATCACTCAGCCGGGGATCTCATTGACCTCTTGCAAGCTCTTCTTAGATACGACCCTTCCAACAGGCTTACAGCTCATGAAGCTCTCAGGCACCCCTTCTTTACCAGGGATCATTACAGGAGATTTTAG
- the LOC107428514 gene encoding NDR1/HIN1-like protein 6 codes for MSSLREANPHFVRPRPQQDDRSHQPTIPLIPSAQPQTKRSKSSKGSQSSRPDKQVRPSRKDQPQRRDDENIRPSIVPVEHKDRDSGPPIAPSVPLPQQHHDGQHLEPHGSPVPHPQRHRPGVHGSQAAVQPQHQGRTSRPQSLWLPSTQRTNFLTWFGAVFCAIFWIAVIIGGLVILIVYLVFRPRSPRFDVSTATLNAAYLDMGYLLNADLTVLANFTNPNKKMSVDFSYLTIELYYGKTLIAKQFLEPFRAAKAQTKFAYLHMVTSQIRLPILEVRRLNRQMETNAVVLEVKGYFRARSNFGSLLRYSYWLHGQCTIMVTRPPDGTLIASKCKTKH; via the coding sequence ATGAGTTCGCTCCGTGAAGCCAATCCTCATTTTGTCAGACCCAGACCACAACAAGATGATCGAAGTCACCAACCCACCATCCCACTGATTCCTTCAGCACAACCACAAACCAAGCGTTCCAAGTCATCAAAGGGGTCACAATCGTCTCGTCCTGACAAACAAGTCCGGCCATCACGTAAAGACCAACCACAGCGTCGTGATGATGAAAATATTCGGCCATCCATTGTACCGGTGGAACATAAAGACAGAGACTCGGGGCCACCTATAGCTCCATCAGTGCCACTTCCACAGCAGCATCATGATGGCCAACATCTGGAGCCACATGGTTCACCGGTTCCTCATCCACAGCGCCACCGTCCCGGGGTGCATGGTTCACAGGCGGCAGTACAACCACAGCACCAAGGTCGAACCAGCCGCCCACAGAGCCTGTGGCTGCCTTCAACCCAAAGAACCAACTTCTTGACATGGTTTGGTGCAGTCTTCTGTGCAATTTTTTGGATTGCGGTCATCATAGGAGGCTTAGTCATTCTCATTGTTTACCTTGTTTTCCGACCGCGAAGTCCCCGTTTCGACGTGTCTACTGCCACGCTAAATGCAGCTTACCTTGACATGGGGTATCTGCTAAATGCTGATCTTACAGTGCTTGCAAACTTCACAAATCCAAACAAGAAGATGAGCGTGGATTTTAGTTACTTGACCATTGAGCTTTACTACGGGAAAACCCTTATTGCTAAACAATTTCTAGAACCCTTCCGTGCAGCCAAGGCTCAAACCAAGTTTGCCTACCTTCATATGGTAACGAGTCAGATTCGGCTTCCGATACTCGAAGTCCGGAGGCTTAATAGGCAGATGGAGACCAATGCGGTGGTATTAGAAGTGAAGGGGTACTTCAGGGCAAGATCTAATTTCGGGAGTCTCCTACGGTACTCGTATTGGTTGCATGGCCAATGTACTATTATGGTAACTAGGCCTCCTGATGGGACTTTAATTGCAAGCAAATGCAAGACGAAGCACTAA
- the LOC107428513 gene encoding serine/threonine-protein kinase AFC1 isoform X3 translates to MTEMEVVMHDMRLIHTDLKPENILFVSPEYVKIPDYKVTSRSPKEGMFYKRLPKSSAIKVIDFGSTAYEHQEHNYIVSTRHYRAPEVILGLGWSYPCDIWSVGCILVELCSGEALFQTHENLEHLAMMERVLGPLPQNMLKRAERHAEKYVKRGRLDWPEGAASRDSIKAVLKLPRLQNLIMQHVDHSAGDLIDLLQALLRYDPSNRLTAHEALRHPFFTRDHYRRF, encoded by the exons ATGACAGAAATGGAAGTCG TCATGCATGATATGCGCCTCATCCATACAGACTTGAAGCCTGAGAACATACTTTTTGTTTCTCCAGAATATGTTAAAATACCTGACTACAAG GTCACCTCTCGGTCCCCTAAAGAAGGAATGTTTTATAAGAGGTTACCAAAGTCTAGTGCCATTAAGGTTATTGATTTTGGTAGCACAGCTTATGAGCATCAAGAACACAACTATATTGTCTCTACTAGGCACTACCGTGCTCCTGAGGTTATTCTTG GACTTGGATGGAGTTATCCATGTGATATATGGAGTGTTGGCTGTATCTTGGTAGAATTATGCTCG GGAGAAGCTTTGTTTCAGACACATGAGAACCTTGAACACCTAGCCATGATGGAGAGGGTATTAGGCCCACTACCACAAAATATGCTGAAAAGAGCAGA GCGCCATGCTGAGAAGTATGTTAAAAGGGGTAGATTAGACTGGCCTGAAGGTGCAGCCTCTCGTGATAGTATTAAAGCTGTTTTGAAGCTGCCTCGTCTTCAG AATCTAATAATGCAGCATGTGGATCACTCAGCCGGGGATCTCATTGACCTCTTGCAAGCTCTTCTTAGATACGACCCTTCCAACAGGCTTACAGCTCATGAAGCTCTCAGGCACCCCTTCTTTACCAGGGATCATTACAGGAGATTTTAG
- the LOC107428513 gene encoding serine/threonine-protein kinase AFC2 isoform X1: MEMDYLAEFPLVHMDRRPRKRPRLAWDVPQPHTKALSELCCGQDIGNGTSFAPSRVLPEHPSLFVKGLTQKGSPPWRDDDKDGHYMFALEDNLTSRYKIHRKIGEGTFGQVLECWDRETKEMVAIKVVRSIKKYREAAMIEIDVLQLLRKYDRNGSRCVQIRNWFDYRNHICIVFEMLGPSLYDFLRKNNYRPFPVDLVRELGRQLLECVAFMHDMRLIHTDLKPENILFVSPEYVKIPDYKVTSRSPKEGMFYKRLPKSSAIKVIDFGSTAYEHQEHNYIVSTRHYRAPEVILGLGWSYPCDIWSVGCILVELCSGEALFQTHENLEHLAMMERVLGPLPQNMLKRAERHAEKYVKRGRLDWPEGAASRDSIKAVLKLPRLQNLIMQHVDHSAGDLIDLLQALLRYDPSNRLTAHEALRHPFFTRDHYRRF; encoded by the exons ATGGAGATGGATTATTTGGCCGAATTCCCTCTCGTTCACATGGATCGGCGTCCAAGAAAAAGGCCCAGGTTAGCTTGGGACGTCCCTCAACCCCACACAAAG GCTCTATCAGAATTGTGTTGTGGGCAAGATATTGGAAATGGGACAAGCTTTGCACCTTCAAGGGTACTCCCAGAACATCCTAGTCTTTTTGTAAAGGGATTGACTCAAAAGGGCTCTCCCCCTTGGCGAGACGATGACAAAGATGGGCATTACATGTTTGCGCTCGAAGATAATTTAACTTCTCGCT ATAAAATCCACAGAAAAATTGGTGAAG GCACGTTTGGCCAGGTTTTGGAATGCTGGGATCGAGAAACAAAGGAGATGGTAGCTATAAAAGTTGTGAGAAGTATAAAGAAATATCGTGAAGCAGCAATGATTGAAATTGATGTACTGCAGTTGCTTCGAAAGTATGACAGAAATGGAAGTCG TTGTGTTCAAATACGGAACTGGTTTGACTATCGTAACCATATATGTATT GTATTTGAGATGCTTGGACCAAGCTTATACGATTTTCTCCGAAAAAATAATTATCGCCCATTTCCGGTTGATCTTGTCCGCGAGCTTGGCAGGCAACTATTGGAATGTGTCGCAT TCATGCATGATATGCGCCTCATCCATACAGACTTGAAGCCTGAGAACATACTTTTTGTTTCTCCAGAATATGTTAAAATACCTGACTACAAG GTCACCTCTCGGTCCCCTAAAGAAGGAATGTTTTATAAGAGGTTACCAAAGTCTAGTGCCATTAAGGTTATTGATTTTGGTAGCACAGCTTATGAGCATCAAGAACACAACTATATTGTCTCTACTAGGCACTACCGTGCTCCTGAGGTTATTCTTG GACTTGGATGGAGTTATCCATGTGATATATGGAGTGTTGGCTGTATCTTGGTAGAATTATGCTCG GGAGAAGCTTTGTTTCAGACACATGAGAACCTTGAACACCTAGCCATGATGGAGAGGGTATTAGGCCCACTACCACAAAATATGCTGAAAAGAGCAGA GCGCCATGCTGAGAAGTATGTTAAAAGGGGTAGATTAGACTGGCCTGAAGGTGCAGCCTCTCGTGATAGTATTAAAGCTGTTTTGAAGCTGCCTCGTCTTCAG AATCTAATAATGCAGCATGTGGATCACTCAGCCGGGGATCTCATTGACCTCTTGCAAGCTCTTCTTAGATACGACCCTTCCAACAGGCTTACAGCTCATGAAGCTCTCAGGCACCCCTTCTTTACCAGGGATCATTACAGGAGATTTTAG